GAGAGTCCGAGTCCCGCCCTGCGGGCCCGGTCGGCCAGCCGGACCGAGACGATGCTGTCGCCGCCGAGGGCGAAGAAGTCGTCGTGGAGGCCGACGCGTTCGACTTCGAGGACCTCGGCGAACAGGGCGCACAGTGCCTTCTCCGGTTCGGTGCGCGGCGGGTCGAAGGTGCTCGCCCGCGTGAAGTCGGGGGCGGGCAGTGCGCGGCGGTCGAGCTTGCCGCTGGGGGTCAGCGGCAGCGCCTCCAGGACCACCACGGCGGCCGGCACGAGGTGGGCGGGCAGCCGCTCGGCGAGGGCGTGGCGCAGGCCGGCCGGTTCCGGGCGGCGGCCGGCACCGGTGTCCGGTTCGACGTACGCCACGAGCCGCCGGGGCGCCGTTCCGTCCTCCCGGGCCACGACCGCGGCCGCGCGCACACCGGGCAGGGCACGGGCCGCCGCCTCGATCTCGCCGGGTTCGACCCGGAAGCCGCGGATCTTGACCTGCTGGTCGGCCCTGCCCAGGAACTCGACCGTGCCGTCGGGGCGCAGCCGGGCCAGGTCGCCGGTGCGGTAGAGGCGGCTGCCCGGCGGCCCGAAGGGGTCGGCGACGAACCGTTCGGCGGTGCGGCCGGGTTGGTTCAGGTAGCCGCGGGCCAGCCCGTCCCCCGCGAGATACAGCTCCCCGACCGCTCCGGTGGGGGCCGGGCTCAGGAAGGGGTCGAGAACATGGACCCGGGTACCGGCGATCGGCCGCCCGAGCGGGACGGTTCCCGCGGTTCGCCGCCGGGGCTCCGCGGGGTCCGCGTCCCGTCGGCCCGCCCGGCTTTCGTCGTCGGCGTGCACATGGGCGAGGCTGTCGCCCGCCGCCTCCGAGCAGCCGTACAGGTTGACCAGGCGGGCCTTCGGCCAGCGGGCGGTGAGCTGGTGGGCCAGGTCGGTGGTGAGGGGTTCGCCGCTGGAGATCCAGGTGCGGACCGAGTCGAAGCTGCCGGGCGGGGCGGACTCGACGAGGGTGGTGTAGAGGCTGGGGACGGCGGTGAGCAGGGTGGCGCGGTGCCGGGAGGCCAGCGCGGCGAGGGCGGTGGGGTCGCCGGTCGTCCCGTCGTCGGCGAGGGCCACGGCCTCCCCCGCGACCAGCGCGCCGAGCAGTTCGGTCAGGCCGTCGATGAAGCTGATCGGGCTCTTGGCGACGCGCACGCCGGCCGGACCGTCCGTCAGGGTCCTGCCCCAGGCGAGCCGGTTGGCCAGGGCCCGCTGCGTGCCGAGCACGCCCTTGGGGCGGCCGGTGGAGCCGGAGGTGAAGACGACGTACGCGGGATGGTCGGGGGACAGCGGCGGGCGCGGTACGGCGGTGGACGTCTCGCCGGGGTCGCAGACCGACTTCGGGTCGAGGGCGAGTCGCCGGGCGGTCTCCTGGTCGCTCACCACGAGCCGTGGTCGCGCGTCCGTCAGCATGAGGGCGATGCGTTCGGGCGGGTAGGACGGGTCGACCGGCATGCAGGCGGCCCCTGCCTTGAGGGTGGCCAGCAGCGCGGTGACGAGGTCCGGGCCGCGGGGCAGGGCGACGGCCACGACGGACTCGGGCCCGGCGCCGCGCGCGAGCAGGGCGGCGGCCAACCCGTCGGCGGCGGCGTCCAATTGGGCGAAGGTGAGGGTCGTGTCGCCATGGTGGACGGCGGTGGCCAGCGGCGTGCGCGCGGCCTGTTCTTCGAAGAGGTCGCGGACGGCGGTGTGCCGCTGGCCCGGAGTGGCGGCGCGGCGCTCGTCGTACGAGGCGGTGTGCCACTGGTCCGGAGCGGCGGCGCGGCGCTCGTCGTACGAGGCGGTGTGCCACTGGTCCGGAGCAGCGGCGCGGCGCTCGTCGTACGAGGCGGTGTGCCGCTGGCCCGGAGTGGCGGCGCGGCGCTCGTCGTACGAGGCGGTGTGCCACTGGCCCGGAGCGGCGGCGCGGCGCTCGTCGTACGAGGCGGTGTGCCACTGGCCCGGAGCAGCGGCGCGGCGCTCGTCGTACGAGGCGGTGTGCCACTGGTCCGGAGCAGCGGCGCGGCGCTCGTCGTACGAGGCGGTGTGCCGCTGGTCCGGAGCGGCGGCGCGGCGCTCGTCGTACGAGGCGGTGTGCCGCTGGCCCGGAGCGGCGGCGCGGCGCTCGTCGTACGAGGCGGTGTGCCACTGGTCCGGAGCGGCGGCGCGGCGCTCGTCGTACGAGGCGGTGTGCCGCTGGCCCGGAGCGGCGGCGCGGCGCTCGTCGTGCGGGGCCGTGTCCAGCCGTCCCACCAGTCGGTCGGGTTCCTCCGTGAACGCCCGTATCAGCCGGTGCAACGCGGCCGCGATGCCGGTCACCGTCGCGTGGTCGAGGGCCGTCGGCTGGTGGCTGAAGGTCAGGGTGAGCCGGTCGCCGGGCAGGGCGGTGAGGGTGAGCGGGTAGTGGGTGGCGTCGCGGACCGACACCTCGGTCATGCGGGGGCCGTCGGGCCCGAGGGCGCGGACGATGCCCTCGTCGTCGATGGGGTAGCTCTCGAAGACCAGCAGGGTGTCGAAGAGGAGGCCCTGCCCGGTGGCCCGCTGGACGCCGGCGAGCCCGAGGTGCTGGTGGCCCAGCAGGGCCGCCTGCTCGGACTGGACGCGCCTCAGGAGGTCGGCGAGCGGCTCGGCGGGGCGTAACCGCACCCGGACCGGCAGGGTGTTGATGAACAGTCCGACCATCGACTCGATGCCGGGGACGTCGGCGTCGCGGCCGGAGACGGTGGCGCCGAGGACGACGTCCAGCCGGCCGGTGTGCCGGGCGAGGAGCACCGCCCACAGTCCCTGGAGCACCGTGCTGACGGTCACCCCGTTGGCGCGGGCGGTGGCGGTGAGGGCCGTCGTCTCCCGCTCGGAGAGTTCCACGACGTGCCGCCCGGGCTGCCCGGCGGGGAGGTCCCGTGCCTCGGGGGCGATGAGGGAGGGTTCGTCGAGGCCGTCCAGGGCGGCCCGCCAGGCCTGTTCGGCGGCGGCGCGGTCCTGGCGGGACAGCCAGGCGAGGTAGTCGCGGTAGGGCCGGACCGGGGGCAGGGCGGCCGGGTCGCCGCCCGAGGTGTAGAGCCGGAAGAGCTCGCGGACCAGCACGGGCGCGGACCAGCCGTCCCACAGGAGGTGGTGCGAGGAGATCAGCAGCCGGTGGTCCCGGTCCCCGAACGCCACCAGCCGGACGCGCAGCAGCGGGGGGCGGGCGAGGTCGAAGCGGGTTTCGCGGTCCCGGGCGAGCAGGTCCTCGAACGCGGTCTGCCGCTCGGCCGGCGGCAGGCCGGTCAGGTCGGTGGCGCGCCAGGGCGTGCGGATGCCGCCGGCGATGACCTGCACCCGCCGGCCCGACCGCTGGGTGCGGAACGCGGCCCGCAGGTTGGCGTGCCGGGCCAGGAGGGCGTCGGCGGCGGTGCGCAACCGACCCTGGTCCAGCGACCCTTCGAGTCGGATGACCAGCTGTCCGGTGTAGACGTCCCGGGCGTGCTCGTCGTACAGGGCGTGGAAGACCATCCCCTCCTGCGTCGGCGACAGGGGGAGGACGTCCTCCACGGCCGGCCGGGGCGCCATCAGTCGCCGGCTCCGCGCATGGCCTCGGCCAGGCTGCGCGGGCGCATGTCCGTCCAGTTCCGCTCGATGTGCTCCAGGCAGGCGGCCCTGGTGTCCGGGCCGTGCACGCTCTCCCAGCCGGCCGGTACGGGCGCGAAGTCGGGCCACAGGGAGTACTGGCCCTCGTCGTTCACCAGGACGCGGAAGACGCCGCTGTCGTCGTCGAACGGGTTGGCCATGGCTCAGTTCCTCTCCTGCTGGGTGAAGGTTCCCGGGTACTGGTCCGGCGCCCCGGGCACCGGCTCGGCCGGGTCCGCGCCGAGGGCGAGGATCCGGTTGGCCTTGTCGACGTGGACGACCCGGGGCCGGTGGGTGGCGCGTTCCGATTCGTCGAGGACGGCGAACGACATGACGATCACGAGGTGGCCGGGGTGGACGAGGTGGGCGGCGGCCCCGTTGACGCCGATGACGCCGGTGCCGCGCGCGCCGGTGATGGCGTAGGTGGTGAGCCGGGCGCCGTTGTCGATGTCGACCACGTGGACCTGCTCGCCCTCGGTGATGTCGGCGGCGTCCATGAGGTCCTGATCGATCGTCAGGGACCCTACGTAGTGCAGATCGGCCTGGGTGACGGTGGCTCGGTGGATCTTGCCGTTGAGCAAGGTGCGCTGCACCATGACCCCCTGAGGAGTAGCACTTAGGTGAGGCTAACCTAAATCAACATCGCCGTGTCGGGAAGAACGGCTACGCGGAACAGTTGCGGAAGAACTCCAGGAGCACGCGGTTCACTTCGTCCGGGCGCTCCAGATAGCCGTAGTGGCCGCAGCCCTTGATCTCCTGGTAGAGGGCGCCGGGGACGGCCTCGGCGACCTCACGGCTCAGACGGGGCGGCAGGACGAGGTCGTCCGCGAAGCCGATCACCAGGCAGGGCACGTCGATCGCCCGGTAGGCGTCGAGCCGCCCCTCGGAGACCTCCAGGTCGAGCTGGGCCCTGACACCCGGCCCGGCGGGCTCCGGCGACAGCTCGAAGAGCTCCAGCCAGTCCCGGACCCGCTGTTCGTCGTCAAGGGTGGCGGGCGAGAGGTTCCGCACGGCCCGCACCCAGGCCGCGTAGGCAGGGGGCAGCTCCACCCCGCTGTCGTACAGGGCGCGTTCGGCCGCGGCGGTGGCGGCGCGCAGGGCGTCGGTCCTCCCTCGGGTGGCCATCAGCACGCCCTGCCGCACGAGCCGGGGGCGGCGCAGCATCAGCTCCTGGACGACGTACGCCCCCATGGAGACGCCGACGACGCGGCAGGGGGCGAGGCCGAGGTGCTCGATGAGACCCGCGGTGTCGGCCACGAGGTCGTCGACGGTGAAGCCCCCGGGGCACTCGTCGCTCGGCGGGACGCCCCGGTTGTCGAAGGTGACCACGCGGTGTCCGGCCTCGACCAGGGCGGGCACCTGGTGGAGGTGCCAGGCGCGCCCCCGGGCGCCCTGGCCCATGACCAGGAGCACGGGCTCGCCGTGACCGGTGTCGTCGTAGTGGATCCGGACTCCGTCGATGGTCGTGCTCGGCATGGCCCTCCTCGCGGGCGCGGGGTCAGTCGGCGGCGGGTGACGTCTCGGCGGGCGCCGCGCGTCCGTCACCGGCGGGCGGCCCCTGGAGGGTGGCCTTGCGCAGCCCCGGCAGGACGAGGGCGACCGCCGCCACTCCGGCCAGGCACACCACTCCGCCGACGACGGCGGCGCCGGCCGAGGAGCCGAGCGCCCGGGCCACCAGGCCGGCCTCCACATTGCCGACGGAGGGGCCGGCGGTGGCCTGGGCGAGCCAGAGGCTGCCGACCCGGCCCTGGAGACGGTCCGGCGTGTAGTGCTGGAGCAGGGCCCGGCGCAGAATCTCGGAGACGGTGTCGCCGAGGCCCGCCAGGGCCAGGAAGACCAGCGCGCTCCACAGGCTCGGGCTCAGGCCGAAGCAAGTGATCGCCAGGCCCCACAGCGCGACCGCGCCGATCAGGGCGCGTCCGGTGTGGTGGATCCGGCCTGTCCAGCCGCTGGCCAGGGCCCCGCAGAACGAGCCGACGGCGGGGGCGGTGTAGAGGAGGCCGACGGTGGAGGGGCCGCCGCCGAAGTGCTCGGTGCCGAGTTCCGGGAACAGCGCGTACGGCATGGCGAAGACCACGGCGCACACGTCGATCAGCAGCAGCCCGGCGACGACCTGGTTGCCCCGCAGGAAGCGCAGCCCCTCCCCCATGGCCTTCAGCGGGTGCTGTGGCTCCCCGGCCCCCTCGGGCGCGAGGCGGGGCAGCGGGGCGAGCAGGGCGAGACCCACGACGTAGATGACGGCGTCGGCCGCGAAGCACAGCGCGACGCCCGGCCCGGCCGCGATGACGCCCGCGAGGGAGGGCCCGGCCATGGCGCCGAGCTGGGCGGTGAGGGTCATCAGCGCCCCGGCTGCGGCGAGTTGGCCCGGCGCGACCAGGGCCGGGGCGGCGGCCATCAGGGCGGGTCCGCCGAGACCACTGGCGCCGCCCGCGAGGACGGCGGCAACGAACACGAACCACAACTGCGGGTCGGGCAGGGCCGCGTTCACCGCCAGGCCGGTGATCACCACGGCGGTCGCGGCCCGGGTGACGAGCACGATCCGGCGCCGGTCGACCCGGTCGGCGAGCACCCCGCCCGCGACCAGCCCGACCAGCAGCGACAGGCCCAACGACAGGCTCATCAGACCGACTTGGACCGACGAGCCGGTCAGTTCGTAGACCTGGATGCTGGCCGCGACCGAGGTGAGGTGCGTGCCCAGCATGGAGATCGCCTGGGTGGCGAACAGCAGCCGGAAGTGCCTGCTCGCTCTCAGGGGGGTGACATCGACGACGACTTCTCCCAGTCGCACCTTCGCACCTAACTCCTCAGGGACGGCGCGGCGAGCGGCGCCGGTTGCGCGGGGACGACGTAGGGGGCGACGCTGCGGAGTTTCTCGCAGGTCTCCTCCAGCTCCCGGGCGGGCGTCGACCCGGCGAGGATACCGGCGCCGGCCCGCAGCCAGGTGCGGCCGTCCTCCTCGAAGAGGCTGCGCAGGACCAGGGCGGCGTCGAGCGAGCCGTCGCTGCCCGCCATGAGGGCCGCGCCGCTGTAGATGCCGCGCGGCTCCTCCTCCAGCCGGGCGATGCAGTCGTACGCCGGTGCCTTGGGGATGCCGGAGGCGGTGACGGCCGGGAAGACGGCGCGCAGCACGTCCCAGGCGGTGGTGTTCTCGGCGAGCAGTCCGTGCACGCTGGAGCCGAGGTGCTGGACGCTGCCGCGCCGGCGCACGCTCAGCAGGTCGCGCACGGAGACGGTGCCCGGGCGGCACACGGTGGCCATCTCCTCCTCCGCCAGTTTCACGGAGAGCACGTGCTCGGAGATCTCCTTGGGGTCGGCGAGGAGTTCGGCGCGCAGCCGTTCGTCCTCCTGCTCGCCGAGGCCCCGGGCGCGGGTGCCGGCGAGCGGCTGGGTGAGGGCCCGGCCGTCCGCGCCGACCTCGGCGACGGTCTCGGGGCTGAAGCCGACGACCCGGCGTCCGCCGAGGTTCATCAGGTAGGAGCGGGCGGGGGTGTTGTGGGACCTGCCGTGCACGTAGGTGGCGGTGAAGTCGACCGGGTACGGCACCGGGACGGTCCGGGAGAGGATGACTTTCTGGAGTTCACCGGCCCGTATCTCCTCGATCGCGCGGGCGACGAGGCCGGGGTAGGTGCCGGCGGTGTCCGCCACGTCGATCGGCCGGGCCTCGACGGTGGTCCGGGGAACGGGTTCGGCCAGCAGCCGGAGTAACGCCTCCAGCGTCTCCGGGTCGGTGCTGCGCACCTCGGCCTCGCCCTGACGGAGCCTCACCTCGCTGTGCGGGACGACGAGATGGAGCAACCGCGCGTCCCCGGCCCGGTCGGGGCGGCCGGCGTTCAGGTGCGCGAACTCGTAGGCCATCCAGCCGAAGGCGTGCCAGCCCTCGACGGCCATCCGGTCGAGCTGTTCCTGGACTTGGCGCAGGGGGTGCGGTCCGAGCGGGACCGCGGCGTCCTCGGAGAGCCAGCGGCGACGGACCTCGGAGCGGTCGACCACGACCTCACCGAGCGCGTCTCCGGCGAACCACCACTCGCCTTCCCTCTCGTAGACCACGTACTGGTCGAACAGTTCCGACTCGGCCAGCCTGGCGGCCAGCAGGACGGGGTCTCCCGGCAGTTCCGTCCGCGCGCTCCGGTACCGCAGCAACGCCTACCTCCCGAGCTTAGGTTAACCTAACCTAAGGCACGACCCTAGCCTCCGCGTCGGAGTCTCGTCCAGGCTTGACCCCGATCTTCCATTAGGGAAGCCTTTCCTAAACAGCAGGCGGGAGTTGAGGATGCTCGACGGTTGGGTGCCCTGGCCGGAAGAGGTCGCGCGGAGGTATCGGGCCGAGGGGTTCTGGGAGGGCCGGCCGCTCGACCGGCTGCTGCGGGACCGCGCCGAACGCGACCCGGAGCGGATCGCGCTGGTGGACGCTGAGGGCGAGCGGTGGTCGTACGCCGCACTCGACGCCCGCGCCGACCGCCAGGCCGCGGGACTGCGGCGGCTCGGCATCGGCGCCGGGGACCGCGTGGTGGTCCAACTCCCCAACACGGACGCCTTCGTGGTGCTGTTCTTCGCGCTGCTGCGGGCGGGTGCGATACCGGTGCTCACGCTGCCCGCGCACCGCGAGAGCGAGATCGTCCACGTCGCCGAGACCTCCGGCGCCAAGGCGTACGCGATCCCCGACACGCACGACCACTTCGACCACCGGGCCCTCGCCCGGGCCGTCCGCAAGGCCGTGCCCCGCGTGGAGCACGTCCTGGTGGCCGGTGATCCCGCGGAGTTCACCGCGCTGGACGAGGTCGACGCCGACCCGGTCCCCCTGCCCGTGCCCGACCCCTCCGACGTGGCCGTGCTGCTGCTGTCCGGCGGCACCACGGGCAAGCCCAAACTCATCCCCCGCACCCACGACGACTACGCCTACAACGTCCGCGCCAGCGCCGAGGTCTGCGGCTTCGACAGCTCCACCGTCTACCTGGTGGTGCTGCCGACCGCGCACAACTTCGCGCTCGCCTGCCCCGGACTGCTCGGCACGCTGTACGCCGGCGGCACCGTCGTCCTCTCCCCCACGCCGAGCCCCGAGGACGCCTTCGCGCTGATCGAGCGGGAGGGGGTCACCGCCACCGCCGTGGTCCCGCCGATCGCCCTGCTGTGGCTGGACGCCGTGGAGTGGGAGGAGGCCGACCTGTCGTCGCTGCGGCTGCTCCAGGTCGGCGGCTCCAAGCTGGGCGCCGAACCCGCGGCCCGGGTCGGCCCCGCCCTCGGCTGCGCCCTCCAGCAGGTCTTCGGCATGGCCGAGGGCCTGCTCAACTACACGCGCCTGGACGACCCGCCGGAGCTGGTCGCCGGGACCCAGGGCCGCCCGCTGTCCCCGGCCGACGAGATCCGCGTCGTCGACGAGGACGGGCACGACGTGCCGCCCGGCGCCACCGGTGAGCTGCTCACCCGCGGCCCCTACACCCTGCGCGGCTACTACCGGGCGCCCGCGCACAACGCCCGCTCCTTCACCGCCGACGGCTACTACCGCACCGGCGACCTGGTGCGCGTCCTGCCCTCCGGGCACCTGGTCGTCGAGGGCCGGGCCAAGGACCAGATCAACCGGGGCGGCGACAAGATCTCCGCCGAGGAACTGGAGAACCACCTCCTCGCCCACCCCGCCGTGCACGACGCGGCCGTGGTCGGCATGCCCGACGCGACCATGGGCGAACGCACCTGCGCCTACCTCGTGCCCCGCGGTGGCACGGTCCCCACCCAGCGGGAGCTGGCCGCGTTCCTCACCGAGCGGGGCGTCGCCGCCTACAAGCTGCCCGACCGGGTGGAGGTGGCCGACGCCTTCCCCAGGACCTCTGTCGGCAAGACCGACAAGAAGGAACTGGGCCGCAGGATCGCCGCCCTGCTGCGCGCGGAGGGCAGCGGTGCCGGCTGAGACCACCGCTCCGGCCCGCCCGGAGAAGCCCTCCCCGGCGCCGCCCGCCCGCCGCCGGACCGCCACCACCCGCACCCTCGCCGTCCTGGGCGCCCTGCTGCTGCTCCTCGCGGCCGTCCTGCTCAGCCTGGCCATCGGGTCGCGGTCGCTGCCGGTCTCCGTCGTGGTGGACGCGCTGCGGCACGACGACGGCTCGACCGCCGCCTCCGTCATCTGGGACGTGCGGGTGCCGCGCACCCTGGCCGGGATCGCCGCGGGCGCCGCCCTCGGTGTCGCGGGCGCGCTCATCCAGGCGCTCACCCGCAACCCGCTGGCCGATCCCGGCCTGCTCGGCGTCAACGCCGGGGCCGCCACCGGCGTCGTCCTGTCCCTCACCGTGCTGGGCCTGACCAGCCTGTGGGCCTCGGTGTGGTTCGCCCTGGCGGGCGCGGTGGTGGCGGGACTGCTCGTGTACACGCTGGCCTCGGGCGGACGCGGCGGCGCCACGCCCGAACGGCTCGCGCTCGGCGGCGCGGTGATCGCCGCGGTGTTCACCGGGATCAGCCAGACCCTGATGCTGCTCGACGCGCAGGCCCTGGACCAGCTGCGGTTCTGGAGCGTGGGCTCGCTCGCCCGGGCCGACAGCGCCACGCTGACGACCATCACGCCGTTCGTCGTCGTGGGCCTGCTGCTGGCGCTCGGCCTGGTCCGGCCGCTCAACGCGATGGCCCTCGGCGACGACGCCGCCCGCTCGCTCGGCGCCCATCTGCACCGCACCCGCTTCCTCGGGCTGCTCGCCGTCACACTGCTGTGCGGCGCGGCGACCTCGGCCGTCGGCCCCCTGGTGTTCGTGGGTCTCGCCGTCCCGCACATCGCCCGCATGATCGCCGGCGCCGACCAGCGCTGGACGCTCCCGCTGTCGCTGCTCCTGGCCCCGGCGCTGCTGCTGTTCGCGGACGTCCTCGGCCGGGTCGCCGTCCGTCCCGACGAACTCGACGCGGGCGTGGTCACGGCGGTCGTCGGGGCGCCGGTGTTCATCGCGCTGGTACGGCACCGCAGGGTGGTGGCCGCATGACGACACGCACAGCCGCGCCCGCCGGGCTCCCCGCCCGGACCCACGTCGTACGGAGCCGCTCCCACCGCCTTTCCCTGCGGCTGGACGTGCGCGCCCTCACGGTCTGCCTGCTCGTGCTGGCCGCCACGGCCGGGGTGGGCGTCCTCGCCCTGGGCACCGGCGAGTACGCGATCTCCCCGGCGGACGTGGTCCGCACCCTGCTGGGCAACGGCAGCCGCCGGACCGACTTCGTCGTGGGCGAACTGCGGCTGCCGCGGCTGCTCACCGGCATCCTCGTCGGAGCCGCCCTCGGGGTGAGCGGCGCGCTCTTCCAGAGCCTGTCCCGCAACCCCCTCGGCAGCCCCGACATCGTCGGCTTCACCTACGGCTCGGCCACCGGCGGTCTGCTCGTCGTCCTGGTCGCGGGCGGCACCGGCGGCCAGGTCGCGCTCGGGGCGGTGGGCGGGGGCCTGGCGACCGCCGTCCTGGTCTACGTCCTCGCGTGGCGGCACGGCATCCACGGCTTCCGGCTCGTCCTCGTCGGCATCGGCGTCAGCGCCCTGCTCCAGGGCGTCAACGCCTATCTGCTGGCCAAGGCGCGGTTCACCGAGGCCGCGCAGGCCATGGTGTGGCTCAACGGCAGCCTCAACGGCCGGGGTTGGCAGGACGTGCGGCCCGCCGCGCTCGGGCTGCTGGTGGTCCTGCCGCTCATCGTGTGCGTGGCGGGCCGGCTGAAGATCCTGGAGATGGGCGACGACGTCGCGGGCGGGCTCGGGGTGTCCGTGCAGCGCACCCGGCTGGTGATGCTCGTCCTGGCCACGGCGTCCTGCGCGGTCGCCACCGCGGCGGCCGGCCCGATCCCGTTCGTCGCCCTCATCGCACCCCAGCTCGCCCGGCGCCTCACCCGGCAGCCCGGCCCGAACCTCCTCGCCGCCACCTGCACCGGCGCCCTGCTCGTGGTCACCGCGGACTTCGCCTCCCAGCACCTCCACGAGTCGGCCCAGCTCCCGGTCGGCGTCGTGACCGCGGTGGTCGGCGGCGTGTACCTGGGCCTCCTGCTGCGCCGCCAGCGACGGGCCGGCCGCATCTGAGCACCGCGGGGCCGCATCGGGGCAGATGGCCCGGCGTCGCCTGGGCACTCGGCAGGTACCGGCTCGCGGGGGTGCCGAGCGTGCGCCCGGCGTGAGCCGGTACCTTGCTGGGAAGGCCACTGCGGGGAGAAGCACATGACCGATCCGACGACCACAGACGCGGACGCCCTCCGTCCGCTCCCGAAGGCCGGGAAGCCCTCGGGTGGGCCCGGCCGGCTCCTGGGCGCCGTCATGGGCGACCTCAGGGCCGTGGACGGCGCCCTGTACGCGGCGGTGGCCGCCACCCCCACGCCCACCCTCGACCGGACGCTGCGCCACCTGTCCCACGCGGCGGACCACTCGAAGATCTCGTTCACCATCGCCGCCGCCCTGGCACTGGCCGGCAAGCGGCCGCGCCGGGCCGCCGTCGCCGGCGTCGGCGCGATCGCCGTGGCCTCGGCCTCCGCCAACCTGCTCGGCAAGCGCCTGGTGCGCCGGGCCCGTCCGGACCGGGAGGCCGCCCGGGTGACGGTGGACCGGCACGTCAAGATGCCGACGTCGGCCTCGTTCCCCTCCGGGCACACGGCGTCGGCGGTCGCGTTCGCCACCGCCGTCGGCGTGGTCCTGCCTCCGGCGGCGGTGCCGCTCGGGGCGCTGGCGGGCGCCGTCGGCTACTCCCGCATCCACACCGGCGTGCACTATCCGGGCGACGTGGCCGCGGGCGCGGTCCTCGGCATAGCGAGCGCCGCGGCGGCGCTGGCGGCGGCAGCCGCCACCCCCTCGGCGAAGACGCAGGCGCTCCTCGCGGCCGCCCGCTCCTGGCCGCGCATCGGCATCGCGGACTCCCTGCGCCGGTGAGCGGCGGCCCGCCCCTCGCGCCGCGGGAGGTCAGGGCAGGAGGATGACCG
This genomic stretch from Streptomyces sp. Go-475 harbors:
- a CDS encoding AMP-binding protein — its product is MLDGWVPWPEEVARRYRAEGFWEGRPLDRLLRDRAERDPERIALVDAEGERWSYAALDARADRQAAGLRRLGIGAGDRVVVQLPNTDAFVVLFFALLRAGAIPVLTLPAHRESEIVHVAETSGAKAYAIPDTHDHFDHRALARAVRKAVPRVEHVLVAGDPAEFTALDEVDADPVPLPVPDPSDVAVLLLSGGTTGKPKLIPRTHDDYAYNVRASAEVCGFDSSTVYLVVLPTAHNFALACPGLLGTLYAGGTVVLSPTPSPEDAFALIEREGVTATAVVPPIALLWLDAVEWEEADLSSLRLLQVGGSKLGAEPAARVGPALGCALQQVFGMAEGLLNYTRLDDPPELVAGTQGRPLSPADEIRVVDEDGHDVPPGATGELLTRGPYTLRGYYRAPAHNARSFTADGYYRTGDLVRVLPSGHLVVEGRAKDQINRGGDKISAEELENHLLAHPAVHDAAVVGMPDATMGERTCAYLVPRGGTVPTQRELAAFLTERGVAAYKLPDRVEVADAFPRTSVGKTDKKELGRRIAALLRAEGSGAG
- a CDS encoding MbtH family protein, yielding MANPFDDDSGVFRVLVNDEGQYSLWPDFAPVPAGWESVHGPDTRAACLEHIERNWTDMRPRSLAEAMRGAGD
- a CDS encoding salicylate synthase, translating into MLRYRSARTELPGDPVLLAARLAESELFDQYVVYEREGEWWFAGDALGEVVVDRSEVRRRWLSEDAAVPLGPHPLRQVQEQLDRMAVEGWHAFGWMAYEFAHLNAGRPDRAGDARLLHLVVPHSEVRLRQGEAEVRSTDPETLEALLRLLAEPVPRTTVEARPIDVADTAGTYPGLVARAIEEIRAGELQKVILSRTVPVPYPVDFTATYVHGRSHNTPARSYLMNLGGRRVVGFSPETVAEVGADGRALTQPLAGTRARGLGEQEDERLRAELLADPKEISEHVLSVKLAEEEMATVCRPGTVSVRDLLSVRRRGSVQHLGSSVHGLLAENTTAWDVLRAVFPAVTASGIPKAPAYDCIARLEEEPRGIYSGAALMAGSDGSLDAALVLRSLFEEDGRTWLRAGAGILAGSTPARELEETCEKLRSVAPYVVPAQPAPLAAPSLRS
- a CDS encoding non-ribosomal peptide synthetase — protein: MAPRPAVEDVLPLSPTQEGMVFHALYDEHARDVYTGQLVIRLEGSLDQGRLRTAADALLARHANLRAAFRTQRSGRRVQVIAGGIRTPWRATDLTGLPPAERQTAFEDLLARDRETRFDLARPPLLRVRLVAFGDRDHRLLISSHHLLWDGWSAPVLVRELFRLYTSGGDPAALPPVRPYRDYLAWLSRQDRAAAEQAWRAALDGLDEPSLIAPEARDLPAGQPGRHVVELSERETTALTATARANGVTVSTVLQGLWAVLLARHTGRLDVVLGATVSGRDADVPGIESMVGLFINTLPVRVRLRPAEPLADLLRRVQSEQAALLGHQHLGLAGVQRATGQGLLFDTLLVFESYPIDDEGIVRALGPDGPRMTEVSVRDATHYPLTLTALPGDRLTLTFSHQPTALDHATVTGIAAALHRLIRAFTEEPDRLVGRLDTAPHDERRAAAPGQRHTASYDERRAAAPDQWHTASYDERRAAAPGQRHTASYDERRAAAPDQRHTASYDERRAAAPDQWHTASYDERRAAAPGQWHTASYDERRAAAPGQWHTASYDERRAATPGQRHTASYDERRAAAPDQWHTASYDERRAAAPDQWHTASYDERRAATPGQRHTAVRDLFEEQAARTPLATAVHHGDTTLTFAQLDAAADGLAAALLARGAGPESVVAVALPRGPDLVTALLATLKAGAACMPVDPSYPPERIALMLTDARPRLVVSDQETARRLALDPKSVCDPGETSTAVPRPPLSPDHPAYVVFTSGSTGRPKGVLGTQRALANRLAWGRTLTDGPAGVRVAKSPISFIDGLTELLGALVAGEAVALADDGTTGDPTALAALASRHRATLLTAVPSLYTTLVESAPPGSFDSVRTWISSGEPLTTDLAHQLTARWPKARLVNLYGCSEAAGDSLAHVHADDESRAGRRDADPAEPRRRTAGTVPLGRPIAGTRVHVLDPFLSPAPTGAVGELYLAGDGLARGYLNQPGRTAERFVADPFGPPGSRLYRTGDLARLRPDGTVEFLGRADQQVKIRGFRVEPGEIEAAARALPGVRAAAVVAREDGTAPRRLVAYVEPDTGAGRRPEPAGLRHALAERLPAHLVPAAVVVLEALPLTPSGKLDRRALPAPDFTRASTFDPPRTEPEKALCALFAEVLEVERVGLHDDFFALGGDSIVSVRLADRARRAGLGLSPRDVFTHRTPAGLARSLPDGTAPEEEFSATAEPLVTLSRSQLDNVKARWRSR
- a CDS encoding alpha/beta hydrolase — protein: MPSTTIDGVRIHYDDTGHGEPVLLVMGQGARGRAWHLHQVPALVEAGHRVVTFDNRGVPPSDECPGGFTVDDLVADTAGLIEHLGLAPCRVVGVSMGAYVVQELMLRRPRLVRQGVLMATRGRTDALRAATAAAERALYDSGVELPPAYAAWVRAVRNLSPATLDDEQRVRDWLELFELSPEPAGPGVRAQLDLEVSEGRLDAYRAIDVPCLVIGFADDLVLPPRLSREVAEAVPGALYQEIKGCGHYGYLERPDEVNRVLLEFFRNCSA
- the panD gene encoding aspartate 1-decarboxylase, which produces MQRTLLNGKIHRATVTQADLHYVGSLTIDQDLMDAADITEGEQVHVVDIDNGARLTTYAITGARGTGVIGVNGAAAHLVHPGHLVIVMSFAVLDESERATHRPRVVHVDKANRILALGADPAEPVPGAPDQYPGTFTQQERN
- the entS gene encoding enterobactin transporter EntS, translating into MRLGEVVVDVTPLRASRHFRLLFATQAISMLGTHLTSVAASIQVYELTGSSVQVGLMSLSLGLSLLVGLVAGGVLADRVDRRRIVLVTRAATAVVITGLAVNAALPDPQLWFVFVAAVLAGGASGLGGPALMAAAPALVAPGQLAAAGALMTLTAQLGAMAGPSLAGVIAAGPGVALCFAADAVIYVVGLALLAPLPRLAPEGAGEPQHPLKAMGEGLRFLRGNQVVAGLLLIDVCAVVFAMPYALFPELGTEHFGGGPSTVGLLYTAPAVGSFCGALASGWTGRIHHTGRALIGAVALWGLAITCFGLSPSLWSALVFLALAGLGDTVSEILRRALLQHYTPDRLQGRVGSLWLAQATAGPSVGNVEAGLVARALGSSAGAAVVGGVVCLAGVAAVALVLPGLRKATLQGPPAGDGRAAPAETSPAAD